A genomic window from Rhodomicrobium lacus includes:
- the nuoH gene encoding NADH-quinone oxidoreductase subunit NuoH, whose translation MADWSTLWSNYGFPTALILGQSLLTLVALLLFIAYLLLADRKIWAAVQLRRGPNVVGAYGLLQSFADFLKFVVKEPVIPAGADKTLFLLAPLATTVLALAGWAVIPVADGWVVSDLNVGILYLFAISSLGVYGIIIGGWASNSKYPFLGALRSAAQMVSYEVSIGFILVTVLLCAGTMNLSGIVEAQRSDYGLFGWYWLPLFPMFVVFFISALAETNRPPFDLPEAESELVAGFMVEYSSTPYLLFMLGEYVAITVMCALATILFMGGWLPPFEVAPFTWVPGIIWFVLKFCFVFFLFAMVKAIVPRYRYDQLMRLGWKIFLPTSLAMVVVVAAVLQFGGLAR comes from the coding sequence ATGGCTGACTGGAGCACACTCTGGAGTAACTACGGCTTTCCGACCGCGCTTATCCTCGGTCAGAGCCTTCTTACGCTCGTCGCGTTGCTCCTGTTCATCGCGTATCTGCTGCTGGCGGACCGCAAGATCTGGGCGGCGGTGCAGCTTCGGCGCGGCCCGAACGTCGTCGGTGCCTACGGGCTCCTGCAATCCTTCGCAGACTTCCTGAAATTCGTCGTAAAGGAGCCGGTCATCCCGGCGGGAGCCGACAAGACGCTGTTCCTGCTGGCGCCGCTCGCCACCACCGTGCTCGCGCTCGCGGGCTGGGCCGTGATCCCCGTAGCGGACGGCTGGGTGGTATCAGATCTGAATGTCGGCATTCTCTACCTCTTCGCGATTTCGTCGCTCGGCGTCTACGGCATCATCATCGGCGGCTGGGCTTCAAATTCGAAATATCCGTTCCTCGGCGCGCTGCGTTCGGCCGCACAGATGGTTTCGTACGAGGTGTCCATCGGCTTCATACTGGTGACGGTGCTCCTTTGCGCGGGCACGATGAACCTGTCCGGCATTGTCGAGGCGCAACGCAGCGACTACGGCCTGTTCGGCTGGTACTGGCTGCCGCTGTTTCCGATGTTCGTGGTGTTCTTCATATCGGCACTGGCAGAGACGAACCGCCCGCCCTTCGATCTTCCCGAAGCGGAATCGGAACTCGTAGCCGGCTTCATGGTCGAATACTCGTCGACGCCCTATCTTCTCTTCATGCTCGGCGAATACGTCGCGATCACCGTGATGTGCGCGCTGGCCACGATCCTCTTCATGGGCGGATGGTTGCCGCCTTTCGAGGTGGCGCCCTTCACCTGGGTGCCGGGCATTATCTGGTTCGTGCTGAAATTCTGCTTCGTCTTCTTCCTGTTCGCGATGGTGAAGGCGATCGTGCCCCGCTACCGCTACGATCAGCTGATGCGGCTCGGCTGGAAGATCTTCCTGCCCACGTCGCTCGCGATGGTGGTGGTTGTGGCGGCGGTTCTGCAATTCGGAGGTCTCGCGCGCTAG
- the nuoI gene encoding NADH-quinone oxidoreductase subunit NuoI encodes MGGFGQSLRSAVLGEFLVATWLAMKYFFAPKATINYPFEKNPLSPRFRGEHALRRYPNGMERCIACKLCEAICPAQAITIEAGPRRNDGTRRTTRYDIDMVKCIYCGFCQEACPVDAIVEGPNFEFATETREELLYDKEKLLANGDRWERVLAKNIELDAPYR; translated from the coding sequence ATGGGCGGCTTCGGCCAGTCTTTGAGATCAGCGGTTCTCGGCGAGTTTCTCGTCGCGACATGGCTTGCCATGAAGTATTTCTTCGCGCCGAAAGCGACGATCAACTATCCGTTCGAGAAGAACCCGCTCTCGCCCCGCTTTCGTGGCGAACACGCGCTGCGCCGCTACCCGAACGGCATGGAACGCTGCATCGCCTGCAAGCTGTGCGAAGCCATCTGCCCGGCGCAGGCCATCACCATCGAGGCGGGGCCGCGCCGCAACGACGGCACGCGCCGCACGACACGCTACGACATCGACATGGTGAAATGCATCTATTGCGGCTTCTGCCAGGAAGCCTGCCCGGTGGATGCCATCGTCGAAGGACCGAATTTCGAGTTTGCCACAGAAACGCGAGAGGAATTGCTGTACGACAAGGAAAAACTGCTTGCGAATGGGGACAGATGGGAGCGCGTTCTAGCAAAAAACATTGAACTCGATGCGCCCTACCGTTAA
- a CDS encoding NADH-quinone oxidoreductase subunit J yields the protein MTIAGYFFYLFSIVLISSGAMVISARNPVHSVLFLILAFLNAAGLFVLLGAEFLAMILVIVYVGAVAVLFLFVVMTLDIDFVQLRKGMSRYLPIGILVGLVLVTELILVVGGFSVAPGAFRPVTGEHVTNTEAIGRVLYTDYLYFFQLSGLVLLVAMIGAIVLTLRHRSDSKRQTIARQVGRRREDAIEVVKVETGKGIS from the coding sequence ATGACAATCGCTGGATACTTCTTCTATCTGTTTTCCATCGTGCTCATCTCATCGGGCGCGATGGTCATTTCCGCGCGAAATCCGGTCCATTCCGTGCTGTTTCTCATCCTCGCCTTCCTGAACGCGGCGGGGCTTTTCGTTCTGCTCGGCGCCGAGTTCCTCGCGATGATCCTCGTCATCGTCTATGTGGGCGCGGTCGCGGTCCTGTTCCTGTTCGTCGTGATGACGCTCGACATCGACTTCGTTCAATTGCGGAAGGGCATGAGCCGATATCTGCCGATCGGCATTCTGGTCGGGCTCGTGCTTGTGACCGAACTCATCCTTGTGGTGGGGGGCTTCTCGGTTGCGCCGGGTGCGTTCCGACCGGTTACAGGCGAACACGTCACCAATACCGAGGCCATCGGACGCGTCCTCTACACCGATTACCTCTATTTCTTCCAACTTTCCGGGCTCGTGCTTCTCGTCGCAATGATCGGGGCTATCGTGCTGACCCTCCGTCACCGCTCCGACTCGAAACGGCAGACCATCGCGCGCCAGGTCGGACGCAGACGCGAGGATGCCATCGAAGTGGTTAAAGTCGAAACCGGGAAGGGGATCTCCTGA
- the nuoK gene encoding NADH-quinone oxidoreductase subunit NuoK, giving the protein MLNTISPVEAATGIALQQYLTVAAILFTLGAFGIFLNRKNVIIILMSVELMLLAVNVNLVAFSAYLNDLTGQIFALMVLTVAAAEAAIGLAIIVIYNRNRGSIAVDDINSMKG; this is encoded by the coding sequence ATGCTGAACACGATCTCACCCGTGGAGGCCGCGACCGGCATCGCACTCCAGCAGTATCTCACCGTCGCCGCCATCCTGTTCACGCTCGGCGCGTTCGGCATCTTCCTGAACCGGAAGAACGTCATCATCATCCTGATGTCCGTCGAGCTGATGCTCCTGGCCGTAAACGTGAACCTCGTCGCGTTCTCGGCCTATCTGAACGATCTCACGGGCCAGATCTTCGCGCTGATGGTGCTGACCGTCGCGGCGGCCGAAGCCGCGATCGGGCTCGCCATCATCGTCATCTACAACCGGAACCGCGGCTCCATCGCCGTTGACGACATCAACTCGATGAAAGGCTGA